Proteins from a single region of Corvus hawaiiensis isolate bCorHaw1 chromosome 6, bCorHaw1.pri.cur, whole genome shotgun sequence:
- the DNAJC17 gene encoding dnaJ homolog subfamily C member 17 isoform X2 — translation MAVDKELLERDLYGLLGIGEKASEKEVKTAFRQKALTCHPDKNPDNPRAAEIFHQLSQALAVLTDAAARAAYDRVRRAKKEAAARTQKLDEKRKKVKLDLEAREREAQCQENEEEEVRITRSLEEEIIRLREEGSRQLEEQQRLVREQIRLEREQRSRGKQERNAAESKVTPKLKLRWKCRKEDETGGGYSKDVLLQILQKYGDVLNLLISSRKTGSAVVEFATVKAAEMAVKNEVGLLNNPLKISWLEGQPQSHPSTVLPDSTSQPRTSQLGAQCMREAAVSETSLLLPGG, via the exons ATGGCGGTGGATAAGGAGCTGTTGGAGCGGGACCTCTACGGGCTGCTGGGGATAGGGGAGAAGGCGTCCGAGAAGGAG GTGAAGACAGCGTTCCGGCAGAAGGCCCTGACCTGCCACCCGGACAAGAACCCGGACAACCCTCGGGCAG cGGAAATCTTccaccagctctcccaggccTTGGCCGTGCTCACAGATGCAGCAGCCAGG GCAGCCTATGACAGGGTGAGGAGGGCGAAGAAGGAGGCTGCAGCAAGGACACAGAAGCTCGatgagaagaggaagaaagtaaAGCTTG atcTTGAAGCCAGAGAACGGGAAGCCCAGTGCCAGGAGAACGAAGAGGAGGAGGTCAGGATAACGAGATCATTAGAAGAAGAG ATAATCCGCCTGCGTGAGGAGGGCTCCcggcagctggaggagcagcagaggctcGTCAGGGAGCAGATCCGCCTGGAAAGGGAGCAGCGCAGCCGGG gcaagcaggaaagaaatgcagcagaaagcaAAGTAACTCCTAAGCTCAAG CTCAGGTGGAAATGCAGGAAGGAAGATGAGACGGGAGGAGGATACTCCAAAGATGTGCTGTTGCAGATCCTGCAGAAG TATGGAGATGTGCTCAATTTGTTGATCTCCAGCAGGAAGACTGGGAGTGCAGTGGTGGAATTTGCCACGGTGAAGGCAGCT GAGATGGCTGTGAAGAATGAGGTTGGCCTGCTAAATAACCCCCTGAAGATTTCCTGGCTGGAAGGCCAGCCCCAGAGCCACCCCAGCACCGTCCTCCCTGACAGCACCAGCCAGCCCAGGACCTCCCAG CTGGGAGCTCAGTGCATGCGTGAGGCAGCAGTGTCAGAGACATCTCTTCTCCTGCCAGGAGGGTAA